From Triticum aestivum cultivar Chinese Spring chromosome 4A, IWGSC CS RefSeq v2.1, whole genome shotgun sequence, a single genomic window includes:
- the LOC123087299 gene encoding phosphomethylpyrimidine synthase, chloroplastic, with protein sequence MAALQPSFSSLMSMNNSCNTMKFPKTALLPGFGGISRPQDVQDRSASLTCSRPKAVSVTDQSVAEPAKPRQTKHTVDPAAPEFLPLPAFEDCFPRSTKECSEVVHEETGHALKVPFRRVHLTGDSGHFDTYDTSGPQNISPRLGLPKIRKEWIDRREKLGSPRYTQMYYAKQGVITEEMLYCAKRENLAPEFVRSEVARGRAIIPSNKRHLELEPMIVGRNFLVKVNANIGNSAVVSSIEEEVHKLQWATMWGADTVMDLSTGRHIHETREWIIRNSSVPIGTVPIYQALEKVNGIAEDLSWEVFRDTLIEQAEQGVDYFTIHAGVLLRYIPLTAKRMTGIVSRGGSIHAKWCLTYHKENFAYEHWDDILDICNQYDVALSIGDGLRPGSIYDANDSAQFAELLTQGELTRRAWEKDVQVMNEGPGHIPMHKIPENMEKQLEWCNEAPFYTLGPLTTDIAPGYDHITSAIGAANIGALGTALLCYVTPKEHLGLPNRDDVKTGVISYKIAAHAADLAKRHPYAQAWDDALSKARFEFRWLDQFALSLDPVTAMSFHDETLPSDGAKVAHFCSMCGPKFCSMKITEDIRKYADEHGYGTVEEAVRQGMSEMSAEFLAARKTISGEQHGEAGGEIYVPESYVVQK encoded by the exons ATGGCCGCGCTGCAACCGTCGTTCTCGTCACTAATGTCTATGAACAATAGCTGCAACACCATGAAGTTCCCCAAGACTGCACTTTTGCCTGGTTTCGGTGGCATTTCGCGTCCTCAAGATGTGCAGGACAGGAGTGCTAGCCTCACCTGTTCAAGGCCTAAGGCAGTTTCAGTGACTGACCAGTCAGTAGCAGAGCCAGCAAAACCCAGGCAAACCAAACACACAGTTGATCCTGCTGCTCCAGAATTTCTGCCGCTCCCGGCATTTGAAGATTGCTTCCCACGGAGCACCAAAGAATGCAG TGAAGTCGTTCATGAGGAAACAGGCCATGCCCTGAAGGTTCCATTCCGGAGAGTCCATTTGACCGGAGATAGCGGGCATTTCGACACATATGACACCAGTGGCCCACAAAACATAAGCCCAAGGCTTG GACTCCCAAAGATAAGAAAGGAATGGATTGACAGGAGGGAGAAGTTGGGTAGTCCTCGATACACCCAAATGTACTATGCTAAGCAGGGAGTCATAACAGAGGAGATGTTGTACTGCGCCAAACGTGAGAACCTTGCTCCTGAATTTGTCCGGTCAGAAGTCGCCCGTGGGCGAGCCATTATCCCTTCCAACAAGAGACACCTGGAATTGGAACCCATGATTGTTGGAAGAAACTTCCTTGTAAAGGTGAATGCAAACATTGGGAACTCAGCTGTTGTGAGCTCCATTGAGGAGGAAGTCCACAAGCTCCAGTGGGCCACAATGTGGGGAGCAGATACTGTCATGGACCTTTCAACAGGGCGCCATATCCATGAGACCCGGGAATGGATTATTCGTAACTCCTCCGTTCCTATTGGAACTGTTCCGATTTACCAAGCACTTGAGAAAGTTAATGGTATTGCTGAAGATCTGAGCTGGGAAGTCTTCAGGGACACTTTAATTGAACAAGCCGAGCAGGGTGTTGACTATTTCACCATCCATGCTGGTGTGCTGCTTCGTTATATTCCTCTCACAGCAAAGAGGATGACCGGCATAGTTTCACGTGGCGGATCAATCCATGCAAAATGGTGCTTGACGTATCACAAGGAGAACTTTGCTTATGAGCACTGGGATGACATTCTTGACATTTGTAACCAGTATGATGTGGCATTATCTATTGGTGATGGCCTGAGGCCGGGTTCCATTTATGATGCTAATGATAGCGCTCAGTTTGCAGAGCTGCTGACTCAAGGGGAACTAACTCGCCGAGCATGGGAGAAGGATGTGCAG GTGATGAATGAAGGTCCTGGGCATATTCCGATGCATAAAATTCCTGAAAATATGGAGAAACAGCTCGAGTGGTGCAACGAAGCACCTTTCTATACGCTGGGTCCATTGACAACTGATATTGCACCTGGTTATGATCACATCACCTCAGCCATTGGTGCTGCCAACATTGGGGCTCTTGGCACCGCACTTCTTTGTTATGTAACACCAAAGGAGCACCTTGGGTTGCCTAACAGGGATGATGTTAAGACAGGTGTGATATCCTACAAAATCGCTGCTCATGCTGCTGATTTGGCAAAGCGTCACCCCTATGCACAAGCATGGGATGATGCACTAAGCAAGGCAAGGTTTGAGTTTAGATGGTTGGACCAATTTGCTTTATCCCTGGATCCAGTTACTGCAATGTCTTTCCATGATGAAACATTACCATCTGATGGTGCTAAAGTAGCACATTTCTGCTCTATGTGTGGTCCCAAGTTTTGTTCGATGAAAATCACGGAGGATATTAGGAAATATGCCGATGAACATGGTTACGGGACAGTAGAGGAAGCTGTGAGGCAAGGAATGAGTGAGATGAGTGCTGAATTTTTGGCAGCAAGAAAAACAATTAGTGGCGAACAACATGGTGAAGCTGGAGGGGAAATCTATGTGCCAGAAAGCTACGTAGTTCAGAAATAA